The Archangium primigenium genomic interval GTCGCCTGTGGCGCCGAGCAGGAGCTGCCCGCCTCGGCCCACGTCGAGAGCCTGGAGCAGGGCGCCGCGACCGCCGCCGGGCTCACCGCGACGTTCGCCCAGGCGTCCAGTTGGGGCGGCGGCTTCAGCGCCACCGTCACCATCAAGAACACCACGGCCAGTGTCATCAATGACTGGGCCATCAACTTCAAGTTCAACGGCAGCGCCGCGGTGAGTGGCACGCCGTGGGGCGCGGGTGGCTCGGCCACCAAGGGTTCGGACGGCTCGTGGACCCTCCTGCCCAACTCCTGGGGCGGTGGCACGGTGCCCGCCAACGGCAGCGTGACGGTGACCTTCGAGGGCACGGGCACCTACGGTGGCGTGAGCACCTGCAACATCAACGGCTATGCGTGCACCGGCGGCACCCCGCCCTCCAGCGACAAGACGGCGCCCACGGTGAGCCTGTCGGCCAGCCCCACCAACCTCACCAGCGCGGGCACCGTGACGCTCACCGCGCCCGCCAGCGACAACGTGGGCGTGGCCCGGGTCGAGTTCTACAAGAACGGCGCGCTCTTGAGCACCGACACCACCAGCCCCTACAACGCCACGGACAGCTTCTCGTCCACCACCCAGAACGGCACCTACAGCTATACGGCCAAGGCGTTCGACGCCGCGGGCAACTCCGCCACGTCCTCCGCCGCCAGCGTCACCGTCAAGCTCACCACCAGCGAGCCCCCGCCCACCACGGGCGGCCGCATGTACATCGGCTACGCGAGCAGCTGGAACACGAGCATCAACGACCTGACGACGGCCAACATCCCCAGCTACTACACGCACCTGAACCTGTCCTTCGTGCGCCCGGACATGGCCTACACCCGCGGCTCGCTCGCGTTCGACCAGGCGGTGGCGGGCTTCGAGTTCTTCGAGGGTGCCGCGACCAACAGCGGCCAGAAGAAGTTCACCGCGGCCCAGTCCCAGACGCTCATCAACAACATCAAGGCGCTGCGCGCGCGCGGCACCCAGGTGTGGATCTCCGTGGGCGGCTGGAGCTACAGCCAGGGCGACCAGTGGTCGCGCTTCAACGCGGGCCACGTGGTGGACCTGGCGCAGGACCTGGGCGCGGACGGCGTGGACATCGACTGGGAGTCGAGCGGCAGCAGCTGCAACAAGCTCGAGGAGTCCCAGTTCAGCTGCAGCAAGGACGGGGAGATCGCCAGCATCATCACCACCCTGGACAGCACCATCCGCTCGCGGGGCCTCAACCTGGGCATCTCCATCGCGGGCTGGTCCACGGGCGCCTACTACGTGAAGGGCACGCCGTTCGAGGAGGGCAAGGTGCAGTGGGGCTCGCCCTTCGGTGGCACCATGTACAGCGTGGTGAAGAACCACGGCTCCAAGCTGCGCCACATCAACCTCATGTCCTACGACGGCGGCGACTACTACGATCCGCGCGAGGGCTATGAGTCCTACCGGGCCATCTACTCGGGCCCCATCGCCATGGGCCTGGAGATCGCGCCCGAGGGCGCGGGCGGCGCCACGCTGCGGCTCAACGCCGACTCGGGCACCGTCTACGACGCGGAGATGCTCACCGGGCAGAACAACATGGCGACGAAGTATTACAACGTCGAGACGCTCGCCACGTACATGAAGAACAAGGGCAAGCCCACCGACGGCATGATGGTCTGGCAGGTGTGGAAGGAGCGCGTGCACGCCGCGCCGCCGTCCGGGGCCGCGTCCGTGAATGCCACGGGCCAGAAGGTCTGCCAGATGCTCGGCATCACCAGCAACTGCAACCAGAGCATCCCCAGCCTGCCCAAGTACTAGCGGGGACGTTCGGGCGTCGTGAAGTCAGGGAAGCGCGGGGCGGCTAGAGCAGCGCCTCCGCTTCCCGGTCCACCTGGCGGTAGAGCAACTCCCGCAGGTGCGCCTTGCCCAGACGCAACCGGCTGCGCACGGTCTCGAAGGGGACCTCCAGCTCCTCCGCCATCTCCGGCACGCTCATGCCCATCACGTGGTGCAGCAGGAGGGCGCGGCGCTGCTCCTCGGAGAGCTTGTCGAGCAGCCGCTCCATCTGCCGGCGCAAGAGACAGTCCTCGGGCTCGTCCCCGTCCGGCCGCGGCAGCTCCAGCTCCGCCCCTTCCTCCTCGGAATGCAGCAGCGTGCGCTCGGCGCGCGCGCGCTTCGAGGCGGCGAACGTCACCCGGCCCACGACCCGATCCGCCCACGACGCGAACGCGCCCTCGCCCCGGTAGGACGGCAGGCCCCGCAGGATGGCGATCAACGCATCCTGGGTGATGTCATCCACGTCCGAGTCGCCGCGCACCGTGTAGCGCACGAGGTTGCGCACCCGGGGCATCAGCCGGGCCACCAACGTCTCGGCGGACTCGTTCGGGCCGTCCAGGACGGCATGCAGGCGAAGCTCCTCCAGGGAAGCCCTCACCGGACGGCGGCATCGCGAATTGGCTTTCATCGTGGTCATGGCGGGAAGAGGCAGGACACCGGTGTTTTGGATATGAAAAGGCCGGTGAAGGCGTGAGCCCGCACCGGCCTTGGGAGGACCGCGCTCGACTACTTCAGCTTCTGGTACACCGCGTCGAGCAGCGTGCCG includes:
- a CDS encoding RNA polymerase sigma factor, which codes for MKANSRCRRPVRASLEELRLHAVLDGPNESAETLVARLMPRVRNLVRYTVRGDSDVDDITQDALIAILRGLPSYRGEGAFASWADRVVGRVTFAASKRARAERTLLHSEEEGAELELPRPDGDEPEDCLLRRQMERLLDKLSEEQRRALLLHHVMGMSVPEMAEELEVPFETVRSRLRLGKAHLRELLYRQVDREAEALL
- a CDS encoding Ig-like domain-containing protein produces the protein MGLLVACGAEQELPASAHVESLEQGAATAAGLTATFAQASSWGGGFSATVTIKNTTASVINDWAINFKFNGSAAVSGTPWGAGGSATKGSDGSWTLLPNSWGGGTVPANGSVTVTFEGTGTYGGVSTCNINGYACTGGTPPSSDKTAPTVSLSASPTNLTSAGTVTLTAPASDNVGVARVEFYKNGALLSTDTTSPYNATDSFSSTTQNGTYSYTAKAFDAAGNSATSSAASVTVKLTTSEPPPTTGGRMYIGYASSWNTSINDLTTANIPSYYTHLNLSFVRPDMAYTRGSLAFDQAVAGFEFFEGAATNSGQKKFTAAQSQTLINNIKALRARGTQVWISVGGWSYSQGDQWSRFNAGHVVDLAQDLGADGVDIDWESSGSSCNKLEESQFSCSKDGEIASIITTLDSTIRSRGLNLGISIAGWSTGAYYVKGTPFEEGKVQWGSPFGGTMYSVVKNHGSKLRHINLMSYDGGDYYDPREGYESYRAIYSGPIAMGLEIAPEGAGGATLRLNADSGTVYDAEMLTGQNNMATKYYNVETLATYMKNKGKPTDGMMVWQVWKERVHAAPPSGAASVNATGQKVCQMLGITSNCNQSIPSLPKY